A DNA window from Brassica napus cultivar Da-Ae chromosome C1, Da-Ae, whole genome shotgun sequence contains the following coding sequences:
- the LOC106352197 gene encoding zinc finger protein CONSTANS-LIKE 2-like: MLKEESNESGGTRACGTCRSAACTIYREADSTYLCTNCDARVHAAKRVRVCDSCESAPAEFFCKADAASLCTACDAEIHSANPLARRHQRVPITSNSCGSMATDGDNNVMMVSEEKEDADEVASWLMLNPGKNNQNNGFLFGVEYLDLVDYSSGTDNQFGDQYNHYQRSFGGGEDGVVPLQLEESSTSHMQQSQHNFHLGVNYGYSTEPHYSYISVVPESTSSDTTVQHAKETIDQVSGPPTQMVQQLTPADREARVLRYREKKKRRKFEKTIRYASRKAYAEVRPRIKGRFAKRIDMEADAEQLFSTSLMSNTSYGIVPSF; this comes from the coding sequence ATGTTGAAAGAAGAGAGCAACGAGAGTGGTGGTACACGAGCATGTGGCACATGTCGTTCAGCCGCCTGCACTATCTACCGTGAAGCTGATTCTACCTACTTGTGCACCAACTGCGACGCCCGAGTTCACGCAGCCAAACGTGTTCGTGTCTGCGACTCATGCGAGTCTGCCCCGGCTGAGTTTTTCTGTAAAGCAGACGCTGCGTCTCTTTGTACAGCTTGTGATGCTGAGATCCATTCCGCAAACCCTCTAGCTAGACGTCATCAACGTGTGCCTATAACTTCAAACTCTTGCGGCTCCATGGCCACTGATGGAGATAATAATGTCATGATGGTGAGTGAAGAAAAAGAGGATGCGGATGAGGTGGCTTCCTGGTTGATGCTTAATCCAGGGAAAAACAATCAGAACAATGGGTTCTTGTTTGGTGTTGAGTATCTTGATCTTGTGGACTACAGCTCAGGCACAGACAACCAGTTCGGAGATCAGTACAATCATTACCAGAGGAGCTTTGGTGGAGGAGAAGATGGAGTTGTGCCACTTCAACTTGAAGAATCATCAACAAGTCACATGCAACAAAGCCAACACAACTTTCATTTGGGTGTCAACTATGGTTACTCTACAGAACCTCACTACAGCTACATTAGTGTTGTGCCAGAGTCAACATCAAGTGACACAACAGTCCAACACGCTAAAGAGACAATAGACCAAGTATCTGGCCCACCTACTCAGATGGTGCAGCAGCTAACTCCAGCTGACAGGGAAGCTAGAGTCCTGAGAtacagagagaagaagaagaggaggaagtttGAGAAGACAATAAGGTATGCTTCAAGAAAGGCTTATGCCGAGGTAAGACCCAGAATCAAGGGCCGGTTCGCAAAGAGGATAGATATGGAAGCTGATGCAGAACAACTCTTCTCAACATCACTAATGTCCAATACCAGTTATGGAATTGTTCCTTCTTTCTGA
- the LOC106352155 gene encoding FHA domain-containing protein At4g14490-like, with the protein MFSHFSLASLDYDKTDIFKFPLNRLRDALTQNTMTLSLLKLAFVQGPRDGESLEYKPGSTIRIGRVVRGNEIAIKDAGISTKHLRIVSDSENWIIHDLGSSNGTILNSETLDPDTPVNLRNGDVIKLGEYTSIVVSFETGVQVEEEEEEEHKLPPRPRRNNRRLPVSDPDPVQEKPKRRGRPRKNETKEAVPVEKKAHGGKKNTEDVENLGLNAVKLEIEDTPKGVEISEMKRGTRSSRQIRNVKCEDEVIEEEKRRPSRATRSTKKEIGGDSFQELERVLNQARKSRANKKKVESAVEEMEARNDVGEGKGCSETSDKENENVEQVEVESRKSTMVGEEDLNCSVREDVETENFQEERDSKGEGGGVETSKMVEQVEIKSRNSAVVGEEDMDCSVREDGETENLQEEKYSKGGVETSDGKAEQGSRNEKNVEKVDLEKMTLGDWFAYMKVHLRKQIVDETEKLIEDMRSKSLRVRHHIEEQKQAKGQGRSS; encoded by the coding sequence ATGTTTTCGCATTTCAGCCTCGCTTCGCTCGATTATGACAAAACCGACATTTTCAAATTCCCTCTGAATCGTCTCAGAGACGCTCTTACTCAAAACACGATGACTCTGTCATTGCTGAAGCTCGCGTTCGTCCAAGGTCCAAGAGATGGCGAATCTCTCGAGTACAAGCCCGGATCCACTATCCGCATCGGCCGAGTCGTTCGCGGTAACGAAATCGCCATTAAAGACGCCGGAATCTCCACCAAACACCTCCGAATCGTATCCGACTCCGAGAACTGGATAATCCACGACCTTGGATCTTCCAACGGCACCATACTGAACTCGGAGACTCTCGATCCAGATACTCCCGTTAATCTCCGTAACGGAGACGTGATCAAGCTTGGTGAGTATACTTCCATTGTAGTGAGCTTCGAGACTGGTGTtcaggtggaggaggaggaggaggaggagcataaGCTTCCCCCGAGGCCGAGAAGGAACAACAGGCGCCTTCCTgtttcggatccggatccggttCAGGAGAAACCAAAGCGCAGGGGTAGGCCCCGGAAGAATGAAACGAAAGAAGCTGTTCCGGTGGAGAAAAAGGCTCATGGAGGTAAGAAGAACACTGAGGATGTTGAGAATTTGGGTTTGAATGCAGTGAAATTGGAGATTGAGGATACTCCAAAGGGAGTGGAGATCTCAGAGATGAAGAGAGGGACGAGGAGCAGCAGGCAGATCCGGAATGTGAAGTGTGAGGATGAGGTTAtagaggaggagaagagaagacCTTCAAGGGCTACCAGGAGCACTAAGAAAGAGATTGGTGGAGATTCGTTTCAGGAGCTGGAGAGGGTCTTGAACCAAGCTCGGAAAAGCCGTGCAAATAAGAAGAAAGTGGAGAGTGCTGTAGAAGAGATGGAAGCTAGAAATGATGTTGGAGAGGGGAAAGGTTGCAGTGAAACAAGTGATAAAGAAAATGAGAATGTAGAGCAGGTGGAGGTTGAGTCAAGGAAGAGCACAATGGTAGGAGAAGAGGACCTGAACTGTAGTGTTAGAGAAGATGTAGAGACAGAGAACTTCCAAGAGGAAAGAGACAGTAAGGGCGAGGGGGGTGGAGTTGAGACATCTAAGATGGTAGAGCAGGTTGAGATTAAGTCAAGGAATAGCGCAGTAGTAGGTGAAGAGGACATGGACTGTAGTGTTAGAGAAGATGGAGAGACAGAGAACTTACAAGAGGAAAAATACAGTAAGGGTGGAGTTGAGACATCAGATGGAAAGGCTGAGCAGGGATCCAGGAATGAAAAGAATGTAGAGAAGGTAGATTTAGAGAAGATGACACTAGGAGACTGGTTTGCATACATGAAAGTACACTTGAGAAAACAGATAGTGGATGAGACAGAGAAGTTGATAGAGGATATGAGAAGTAAATCTTTGAGAGTTCGCCACCATATTGAAGAGCAGAA
- the LOC106352176 gene encoding 6-phosphogluconate dehydrogenase, decarboxylating 2-like has product MAVQPTRIGLAGLAVMGQNLALNIASKGFLISVYNRTTSKVDETVERAKKEGNLPVYGFHDPESFVNSIQKPRVIIMLVKAGAPVDQTIKTLSAYLEKGDCIVDGGNEWYENTERREKAVAENGFLYLGMGVSGGEEGARNGPSMMPGGSFEAYKNIEDILLKVAAQVRDSGPCVTYIGKGGSGNFVKMVHNGIEYGDMQLIAEAYDVLKSVGKLTNEELHGVFTEWNKGELESFLVEITADIFGIKDDKGDGHLVDKVLDKTGMKGTGKWTVQQAAELSVPSPTIESSLDARFLSGLKDERVQAAKVFKEGGFGDVLTDQTVDKKQLIDDVRKALYASKICSYAQGMNLIRAKSVEKGWGLKLGELARIWKGGCIIRAIFLDRIKQAYDRNAELANLLVDPEFAKEIIERQSAWRRVVCLSINSGISTPGMSASLAYFDSYRRERLPANLVQAQRDYFGAHTYERTDMEGSFHTEWFKIARQSKM; this is encoded by the exons GGCTTAGCTGGACTAGCCGTAATGGGCCAGAACTTAGCTCTCAACATTGCTTCCAAAGGCTTCCTAATCTCCGTCTACAACAGAACAACCTCCAAAGTCGACGAAACCGTCGAACGAGCCAAGAAAGAAGGAAACCTCCCTGTCTACGGCTTCCACGACCCCGAGTCCTTCGTCAACTCCATCCAAAAGCCACGTGTCATAATCATGCTCGTCAAGGCCGGTGCACCCGTCGACCAAACCATCAAGACCCTCTCAGCTTATCTAGAAAAAGGTGATTGCATAGTCGACGGCGGCAACGAATGGTACGAGAACACAGAGAGGAGAGAAAAAGCCGTGGCCGAGAACGGCTTCCTCTACCTAGGAATGGGAGTCTCTGGTGGTGAAGAAGGTGCTCGTAACGGCCCCTCAATGATGCCTGGAGGATCCTTTGAGGCTTACAAGAACATCGAAGACATTCTTCTCAAGGTTGCGGCTCAGGTCAGGGACAGTGGTCCATGTGTGACGTACATAGGGAAAGGAGGGTCTGGAAACTTCGTCAAAATGGTTCACAATGGGATTGAGTACGGTGACATGCAGCTGATTGCTGAAGCCTATGATGTGTTGAAATCCGTTGGTAAGCTAACGAACGAGGAGCTTCACGGTGTCTTCACCGAGTGGAACAAAGGCGAGCTCGAGAGTTTCTTGGTAGAGATCACTGCGGATATCTTTGGGATCAAGGACGATAAGGGTGATGGGCATTTGGTTGATAAG GTTTTGGACAAAACTGGGATGAAAGGTACCGGGAAATGGACCGTGCAGCAAGCAGCTGAGCTCTCTGTTCCTTCTCCCACTATAGAATCCTCTCTTGACGCGAGGTTCCTCAGCGGGCTTAAGGACGAGCGTGTGCAGGCCGCTAAGGTCTTCAAGGAAGGTGGTTTTGGCGATGTCTTAACCGATCAAACCGTTGACAAGAAGCAGCTGATAGATGACGTGAGGAAGGCTCTTTACGCGTCGAAAATCTGCAGCTACGCGCAAGGGATGAACCTGATCCGTGCCAAGAGCGTGGAAAAGGGGTGGGGGTTGAAGCTAGGGGAGCTGGCGAGGATCTGGAAAGGAGGGTGCATCATCAGAGCAATCTTCTTGGACAGGATCAAGCAAGCTTACGACAGGAACGCGGAGCTGGCTAACCTCTTGGTGGATCCCGAGTTTGCGAAAGAGATCATCGAGAGGCAGTCGGCTTGGAGGAGAGTGGTCTGCTTGAGCATCAACTCGGGTATAAGCACTCCCGGTATGTCTGCGAGTCTGGCGTACTTTGATTCTTACAGGAGAGAGAGGTTGCCGGCGAACCTTGTCCAAGCTCAGAGAGATTACTTTGGTGCTCATACTTATGAAAGGACTGATATGGAAGGGTCTTTCCACACTGAGTGGTTCAAGATTGCAAGACAATCCAAGATGTAA